A region from the Halobacillus mangrovi genome encodes:
- the fsa gene encoding fructose-6-phosphate aldolase: MKFFIDTANIEDIREANSLGVLAGVTTNPSLVAKEGVSFHERLKEITAEVEGSVSAEVISEDAEGMIKEGKELAAIAPNITVKVPMTLEGLKAVKAFSDLNIKTNVTLVFSANQALLAARAGATYVSPFLGRLDDIGHNGVELIAQISEIFDRHAIDTEIIAASVRHPVHVTEAAMHGAHIATVPFKVFSQIVKHPLTDQGIEKFLNDWNNQK; this comes from the coding sequence ATGAAATTTTTTATTGATACTGCGAACATTGAAGATATCCGAGAAGCAAATTCCCTGGGAGTCCTTGCAGGTGTAACGACGAATCCAAGTCTCGTAGCTAAAGAGGGTGTCTCGTTTCACGAGCGCCTGAAGGAAATCACAGCAGAGGTTGAAGGCTCTGTCAGTGCAGAGGTCATTTCTGAAGATGCAGAAGGAATGATTAAAGAAGGGAAAGAGCTAGCGGCAATTGCTCCGAATATTACAGTTAAAGTTCCGATGACGCTAGAAGGCTTAAAAGCAGTCAAAGCTTTTAGCGATTTGAACATTAAAACGAATGTGACGCTTGTGTTCTCAGCTAACCAGGCTCTGTTAGCCGCACGTGCGGGAGCTACTTATGTTTCTCCTTTCCTTGGCCGTCTCGATGACATTGGTCATAATGGAGTGGAGTTAATCGCTCAAATCTCCGAAATCTTTGATCGTCACGCGATTGATACAGAAATCATCGCAGCTTCTGTCCGTCACCCTGTTCACGTTACGGAAGCGGCTATGCACGGAGCGCATATTGCAACGGTACCATTCAAAGTTTTCAGCCAGATCGTCAAACACCCACTTACGGACCAAGGTATTGAAAAATTCCTCAATGACTGGAATAATCAAAAATAA
- a CDS encoding UDP-N-acetylglucosamine 1-carboxyvinyltransferase, translating into MHKLLVEGGSRLRGQVRVSGAKNSAVALLPAAILAESTVKIEGLPDISDVGILSDLLREIGGEVHKDGRNISIDPSNMIAMPLPNGKVKKLRASYYFMGAMLGRFNRAVIGLPGGCHLGPRPIDQHIKGFEALGAEVTNEQGAIYLRAKELRGARIYLDVVSVGATINIMLAAVRAKGKTVIENAAKEPEIIDVATLLTSMGAKIKGAGTDVIRIEGVKSLSGCLHTIIPDRIEAGTYTIMAAAQGEEMIIDNVIPQHLESLLAKLREMGVTIEENDEQLYVKPGDKLKAVDIKTLVYPGFPTDLQQPFTSLLTKAEGTGIVTDTIYQARFKHVDELRRMNASIKVEGGSAIVSGPSKLQAAKVKASDLRAGAALVIAGLMAEGVTEITGVDHIERGYENITNKLIELGAKVWYEEMSDEEVEQFQDS; encoded by the coding sequence ATGCATAAACTACTAGTCGAAGGTGGGAGCCGCTTACGAGGACAAGTTCGTGTCAGCGGGGCGAAAAATAGTGCTGTTGCTTTGTTGCCAGCTGCTATCTTAGCTGAATCTACAGTCAAAATTGAAGGGTTGCCGGACATCTCTGATGTAGGCATCTTATCGGATTTACTCAGAGAAATTGGTGGGGAAGTACACAAGGATGGAAGAAACATCAGTATTGACCCTTCCAATATGATTGCCATGCCGCTTCCAAATGGAAAAGTAAAGAAACTCCGTGCATCCTATTACTTCATGGGTGCCATGCTGGGACGCTTCAATAGAGCGGTCATTGGGCTGCCGGGTGGATGCCACCTTGGTCCTCGTCCAATTGACCAGCATATTAAAGGATTTGAAGCACTTGGTGCCGAAGTAACCAATGAGCAAGGCGCTATTTACTTGAGAGCTAAAGAGCTGCGTGGAGCGAGGATCTACTTGGACGTTGTGAGTGTAGGAGCAACGATCAACATTATGCTTGCTGCAGTGAGGGCTAAAGGGAAAACAGTCATTGAAAATGCAGCAAAAGAACCTGAAATCATTGATGTAGCTACTTTACTTACAAGTATGGGGGCTAAAATCAAAGGTGCAGGCACCGATGTGATCCGTATTGAAGGAGTGAAAAGCTTATCTGGCTGCCTTCATACCATTATACCGGATCGAATTGAAGCAGGAACTTACACAATTATGGCGGCTGCCCAGGGAGAGGAAATGATCATTGATAACGTCATTCCTCAGCACTTGGAGTCCCTGTTGGCCAAGCTTCGTGAAATGGGCGTCACCATTGAGGAGAATGACGAACAACTTTACGTGAAGCCAGGAGACAAACTGAAAGCTGTTGATATCAAAACGCTGGTTTATCCAGGTTTCCCGACTGACCTCCAGCAGCCATTTACTTCGTTACTTACGAAAGCAGAAGGCACAGGTATTGTCACTGATACTATCTATCAGGCTCGTTTCAAACATGTCGATGAATTACGCAGGATGAATGCTTCTATTAAAGTAGAAGGAGGTTCTGCGATTGTTTCAGGGCCATCGAAACTCCAGGCAGCTAAAGTGAAGGCATCTGACCTGCGTGCAGGCGCTGCTCTTGTCATTGCCGGATTGATGGCTGAAGGAGTCACTGAAATCACGGGTGTCGATCACATTGAAAGAGGCTATGAAAACATTACGAACAAGCTGATTGAACTTGGTGCTAAAGTCTGGTATGAGGAGATGTCAGACGAAGAAGTCGAACAATTCCAGGATTCTTAA
- the glpX gene encoding class II fructose-bisphosphatase, protein MERSLSMELVRVTEAAALSSARWMGRGKKDEADDAATSAMRDVFDTIPMKGTVVIGEGEMDEAPMLYIGEKLGNGYGPRVDVAVDPLEGTNIVAQGTWNALAVIAIADHGQLLHAPDMYMDKIAVGPEAVGKIDINASIAENLQAVAEAKNKEIEDVVAIVLNRKRHQGIIEEIRAAGARIKLIPDGDVAAAINTAFDDTGVDILFGSGGAPEGVLAAVALKCLGGEIQGKLLPSNDEELERCKKMGIEDVDRVLYMDDFCGGDDAIFAATGVTDGELLQGVQFKGQKATTQTLVMRAKSGTVRFIDGNHSLKKKPNLVIKP, encoded by the coding sequence ATGGAAAGAAGTTTATCAATGGAATTAGTGCGAGTAACGGAGGCTGCTGCTTTATCATCTGCACGTTGGATGGGAAGAGGAAAAAAAGACGAAGCGGATGATGCCGCAACTTCTGCCATGAGGGATGTTTTCGACACGATTCCGATGAAGGGAACAGTCGTCATCGGGGAAGGCGAAATGGATGAAGCTCCTATGCTGTATATAGGGGAGAAACTGGGGAATGGTTATGGTCCACGTGTGGATGTGGCTGTTGACCCGCTTGAAGGAACGAATATTGTCGCGCAAGGAACATGGAATGCTCTTGCTGTAATCGCGATTGCTGACCATGGACAACTATTACATGCGCCAGATATGTATATGGATAAAATCGCTGTTGGTCCTGAAGCTGTAGGGAAAATTGATATCAATGCATCCATCGCTGAAAATTTGCAAGCAGTTGCCGAAGCAAAGAATAAAGAAATCGAGGATGTTGTTGCAATTGTTTTGAATCGCAAGAGACACCAGGGCATTATTGAAGAAATTCGTGCAGCTGGAGCACGTATTAAGTTGATTCCAGACGGTGACGTAGCTGCAGCAATCAACACGGCATTTGATGATACAGGCGTTGATATCCTATTCGGTTCTGGCGGCGCACCTGAAGGCGTCCTTGCTGCTGTTGCGCTCAAGTGTTTAGGTGGAGAGATTCAAGGGAAGTTACTTCCATCCAACGATGAGGAGCTTGAGCGATGCAAGAAAATGGGTATCGAAGACGTCGATCGAGTCCTTTATATGGATGATTTCTGTGGAGGTGATGACGCCATTTTCGCTGCCACAGGAGTGACAGATGGTGAATTACTTCAAGGCGTTCAGTTTAAAGGACAAAAGGCAACCACACAAACCCTGGTTATGCGTGCAAAATCTGGAACCGTGAGATTCATTGATGGGAATCATAGTTTGAAGAAAAAACCGAACCTAGTTATTAAACCATAA
- the fba gene encoding class II fructose-1,6-bisphosphate aldolase, translating into MPLVSMKEMLEKAKEERYGVGQFNLNNLEYAQAILQAAEEEQSPVILGVSEGAGRYMGGFNVVVDMVKALMKSYGTTVPVAIHLDHGSSFQKCAEAIHAGFTSVMIDASHDPLEENIAVTRKVVELAHIHGVSVEAELGRVGGQEDDLIVDDAEAAYAIPSECKQLVDETNVDVFAPALGSVHGPYKGEPNLGFDRMEEIMGLVDKPLVLHGGTGIPTADIKKAISFGTAKINVNTENQIAQGKAVRQVLADQPEQYDPRKYLGPGRDAIKETVIGKMREFGSSQKA; encoded by the coding sequence ATGCCGCTAGTATCAATGAAAGAAATGCTAGAAAAAGCTAAGGAAGAACGCTACGGTGTAGGTCAGTTCAACCTAAATAACCTTGAATATGCTCAAGCAATTCTTCAGGCTGCTGAAGAAGAGCAATCCCCTGTCATCCTAGGTGTATCTGAGGGTGCGGGTCGTTACATGGGTGGTTTCAACGTTGTCGTTGACATGGTGAAAGCACTTATGAAATCTTACGGTACAACTGTACCAGTTGCCATCCACTTGGACCACGGTTCAAGCTTCCAAAAATGTGCAGAAGCCATTCACGCTGGATTCACTTCTGTAATGATCGATGCTTCTCACGATCCACTTGAAGAGAACATTGCTGTTACGAGAAAAGTTGTTGAGCTTGCTCACATCCACGGTGTTTCTGTTGAAGCAGAACTTGGCCGTGTAGGTGGACAAGAAGACGACCTTATCGTTGATGATGCAGAAGCTGCATACGCAATTCCTTCTGAGTGTAAACAATTGGTCGACGAAACAAACGTTGACGTATTTGCACCTGCACTAGGTTCTGTACACGGTCCTTATAAAGGGGAGCCGAACCTTGGCTTTGACCGCATGGAAGAAATCATGGGTCTTGTTGACAAGCCACTAGTTCTTCACGGTGGTACAGGAATTCCGACAGCAGATATCAAGAAAGCTATTTCTTTCGGTACTGCGAAAATCAATGTAAACACTGAGAACCAAATTGCTCAAGGGAAAGCTGTACGTCAAGTACTAGCAGATCAGCCTGAGCAATATGATCCTCGTAAATATCTAGGACCTGGTCGCGACGCGATTAAAGAAACAGTAATCGGTAAAATGCGCGAATTCGGTTCTTCTCAAAAAGCTTAA
- the rho gene encoding transcription termination factor Rho, with translation MADLTISNLETMTLKGLYEKARQYKVSYYAKLTKRELIFAILKAQAEKDGFLFMDGILEIIPSEGFGFLRPINYSPSAEDIYISASQIRRFDLRNGDKVSGKVRPPKENERYYGLLHVDAVNGEDPDSAKERVHFPALTPLYPDRQMKLETEPKMLSTRIMDVMSPVGYGQRGLIVAPPKAGKTMLLKQIANSISKNHPDSKLIILLVDERPEEVTDIERSVDSDVDVVSSTFDEVPENHIKVSELVLERAMRLVEHKRDVIVLMDSITRLARAYNLVIPPSGRTLSGGIDPAAFHRPKRFFGAARNIEEGGSLTILATALVDTGSRMDDVIYEEFKGTGNMELHLDRSLAERRIFPAIDILRSGTRKEELLIQKEYLDKIWAIRKTLSDTPDFADRFLRRLKSSKNNEEFFELMNKDMKGKSSQGRRTQASYKG, from the coding sequence GTGGCAGATTTAACAATCTCCAACCTAGAGACGATGACTTTGAAGGGTCTTTATGAGAAAGCAAGACAGTATAAAGTCTCCTATTATGCAAAACTGACAAAAAGAGAATTGATTTTTGCCATTCTTAAAGCTCAAGCAGAGAAAGATGGATTCTTATTTATGGATGGGATTCTAGAAATCATTCCTTCCGAAGGGTTTGGCTTCCTAAGACCGATCAATTACTCTCCAAGCGCAGAAGATATTTATATATCTGCGTCTCAGATTCGCAGATTCGACTTAAGAAACGGAGACAAAGTATCAGGAAAAGTACGCCCGCCAAAAGAAAATGAACGTTATTACGGCTTGCTGCATGTGGATGCAGTGAACGGAGAGGATCCGGATTCAGCTAAAGAGCGTGTCCACTTCCCGGCTCTAACTCCCCTGTACCCTGATCGTCAGATGAAGCTTGAAACTGAACCGAAAATGCTTTCGACGCGGATTATGGACGTTATGTCGCCAGTAGGGTATGGACAGCGTGGTTTAATCGTCGCTCCTCCAAAAGCTGGGAAGACGATGTTACTTAAACAAATTGCCAACAGCATTTCTAAGAACCATCCAGATTCTAAACTGATCATTTTGCTTGTTGACGAGCGGCCTGAAGAAGTGACAGACATTGAGCGTTCTGTCGATTCCGATGTTGATGTAGTAAGCTCAACCTTTGATGAAGTTCCTGAAAATCATATTAAAGTTTCTGAATTAGTTCTTGAGCGGGCGATGCGTCTTGTTGAGCACAAACGTGACGTAATCGTACTTATGGATAGTATCACAAGGCTTGCGCGTGCTTACAATTTGGTAATCCCGCCAAGCGGACGTACTCTTTCCGGAGGAATTGATCCTGCAGCCTTCCACCGCCCGAAACGCTTCTTTGGTGCTGCAAGAAACATTGAAGAAGGTGGAAGCTTAACTATTTTAGCGACGGCTCTTGTAGACACGGGCTCTCGTATGGATGATGTCATTTACGAAGAATTCAAAGGAACAGGAAACATGGAGCTGCATCTTGATCGCAGCCTGGCTGAACGTCGTATTTTCCCTGCCATTGATATTCTGCGCTCAGGAACACGCAAAGAAGAGTTGCTCATACAAAAAGAATACCTTGATAAAATCTGGGCGATTCGCAAAACGTTGTCAGATACGCCGGACTTTGCTGACCGCTTCCTGCGCCGTTTGAAATCTTCGAAGAATAATGAAGAATTTTTTGAGTTAATGAATAAGGATATGAAAGGAAAATCCTCTCAAGGCCGCCGTACACAAGCCTCTTATAAGGGATAA